The genome window CACGTCTTCGCTGGATTACGACGCCTTGTACGTCAATCTGGCGGTAATGGGTTATCCGTTAAGCTCGGTGTTGAACCAGAATCAGTTTTTCGTGCCGGTTTTTGTGATGAGTACCATTACGATGCAGGAACGATTTGCTCCTTTTGTGGGCGTGAATTTCCGGACGCAAAGCAAGATTACGGGGCGGCTGGAATACAACCAGGATCGGACCGTGGCCCTGAATCTATCGAACTCGCAGGTGGCCGAGCTCAGCAACAAAGATTTAACCATCGGTATTGGCTTTACCCGAAATAATTTGCGGATACCTTTCCGGATCAACGGTCGTTACCAGCGCTTGAAAAATGACCTGACCTTTAATTGCAACGTGACCTTCCGGGATACGCGGTCGGTGCAGCGGAAGCTGGATAACACCACGACGAACGGTGTGGGCGAACAGGTGATCACTGCCGGAAACGTTAATTTCCAGTTGCGACCACAGGTGAGCTATGTTGTGAGCAACCGCCTGAATGTGCAGGTTTATTTCGACCGGACGTTTAACGACCCGCTCGTATCGAACTCATTCCGGCGGGCAACAACAGCTGGTGGGGTGCAGGTACGCTTTAACCTGGCCGACCAATAAAGCGGTTCTGGCAAATCTGCCAAATTTTAGCTGGGCAATAATGAGCCGTGATGCGAAACTTGTTTGCAAATACGGCTTGGTCTACCGTATTTTGCATATCAAACTAAGGACACATGAACTTCCCTGCTGAATTAAAGTACACCCAAGATCACGAGTGGATTCGTCTTGAAGGCGACGTTGCTGTTGTTGGAATCACGGATTTTGCCCAGAAAGAATTAGGGGATATTATTTTTCTGGATATTACAACGGTTGGCCAAACCCTGGATCAGGGTGAGATTTTTGGCTCAGTTGAAGCAGTAAAAACGGTATCTGACTTGTTTTTACCCGTAAAGGCTGAAGTTATTGAAATTAACCCGGAAATTGAAAAATCACCGGAATTGGTCAACGAAGATCCTTACGGTCGTGGATGGATCGTTAAAATACGGATCGAAAACACCGCTGATATTGACGAATTACTGTCTGTTGAAGCCTACCAGGAATTAGTTGGTGCCTAAGCCATAAACGAAAGTAGAGAAAGCTCCTGCCGGGGCTTTTTTTTTGACATCAAATGAACCGGCGATAAGCTGCCGCCGGAGTCATCACCCGCAGCTTTGCCGCTGTCTGGTACTAGACTTATGAAGATTCTGATTCGTGCTGCCCAAATTGTTGATTCACAATCACCGCTGAACGGGCAAATTCTTGACTTATTGATCGAAAATGGCCTGATTCGGCAAATCGGTACCGATATCGAAGCCGATGAGGCCACGCAAATCATTGCCGCTAACCCTGCTTCGAATGGGTCTGACAAGGGAACCCTTTGTGTGTCTGCAGGGTGGGTAGATATGCGGGTATCGGCTAAAGATCCGGGCTATGAACACAAAGAAGAACTAGCCACGGCCTGTAAAGCCGCCGCACGCGGTGGATTTACGGACATTGCTTTGCTACCGAATACCAAACCAACGCTGGATTCGAAAGATACCATCGGTTACATCCGGCATACGGTGCTGGGGCAGCCGGTGAGTGTGCATCCAATCGGGGCGATTACCAAAGGAGCGGCAGGGGTTGATTTTACGGAAATGATCGATTTGCACCATGCCGGAGCTATTGCTTTCTCGGATGGCGAGCACCCACTTTCCAACCCCGATTTGCTGGTTAAAACCTTACAGTATCTGCAACCATTCAATGGCTTGCTGATGAATCGGGCCGAAGAAGGCGGCTTAACGGTGTTTGGCCAGATGAACGAAGGCATCTCAAGCACCTTGCTGGGTTTAAAAGGACTTCCGGCAGTAGCGGAAGAGCTGATCGTTGAGCGGGATTTGCGGTTATTGGAGTATGTCAATTCGACCGCGTCCGTTGATCAAACCGAGTTAACAACACCGGTCTTGCACTTTTCGACCATTTCGACAG of Tellurirhabdus bombi contains these proteins:
- the gcvH gene encoding glycine cleavage system protein GcvH, giving the protein MNFPAELKYTQDHEWIRLEGDVAVVGITDFAQKELGDIIFLDITTVGQTLDQGEIFGSVEAVKTVSDLFLPVKAEVIEINPEIEKSPELVNEDPYGRGWIVKIRIENTADIDELLSVEAYQELVGA
- a CDS encoding dihydroorotase, yielding MKILIRAAQIVDSQSPLNGQILDLLIENGLIRQIGTDIEADEATQIIAANPASNGSDKGTLCVSAGWVDMRVSAKDPGYEHKEELATACKAAARGGFTDIALLPNTKPTLDSKDTIGYIRHTVLGQPVSVHPIGAITKGAAGVDFTEMIDLHHAGAIAFSDGEHPLSNPDLLVKTLQYLQPFNGLLMNRAEEGGLTVFGQMNEGISSTLLGLKGLPAVAEELIVERDLRLLEYVNSTASVDQTELTTPVLHFSTISTARSVNLIREAKAKGLRVSCDIAAHQLAFDDSALMDFDTNLKVNPPFRLPDDVEALKQGLLDGTIDAIVSDHNPQDEESKNLEFDQAEFGIIGLETVFSVIRTHYPELPLGTLIDKLTYLPRRILRLPEMTIAESQPAVLTVFNPDQTWEYNKTVSKSKNSPFLGATLRGKALWTINKGLAEHVEA